The following coding sequences are from one Enterococcus sp. 4G2_DIV0659 window:
- a CDS encoding DegV family protein → MTNVKIVTDSSCTMRKSVRDELGIQMMPLSVMIDGVVYADDDHLEGEHFMELMSTANALPKTSQPPIGEFVELYDRLGADGSEIISIHMTKGLSGTVEAARQAGNLSSSKVTVIDSDFTDQGLSFQVIQAAKLANNGASVEEILAEINHIKENTKLFIGISTLDNLVKGGRISRTTGLLSNIFNMKVVMDFDHTELIPVAKGRGVKTFNKWFEELKNELSNLSNVRQIGISHADGLELAKGFKEGLQALFPEMDIPVLHTNPVIATHTGKGAFAIMYYTD, encoded by the coding sequence ATGACAAATGTTAAAATTGTGACTGATTCTTCTTGTACTATGCGTAAAAGTGTACGTGACGAATTAGGTATTCAAATGATGCCGTTATCTGTGATGATTGATGGTGTTGTTTATGCTGATGACGATCATTTAGAAGGTGAGCATTTCATGGAATTGATGAGTACAGCAAATGCTTTACCTAAAACAAGTCAGCCACCGATTGGCGAGTTTGTTGAGCTATACGATCGTTTGGGTGCTGATGGAAGTGAGATTATTTCGATTCACATGACAAAAGGCTTAAGCGGAACAGTGGAAGCTGCTAGACAAGCAGGTAATCTTAGTTCAAGCAAAGTGACGGTGATTGATAGTGATTTTACTGACCAGGGCTTATCCTTTCAAGTAATCCAAGCAGCGAAACTTGCAAATAATGGAGCGAGCGTTGAAGAAATTTTAGCTGAGATTAATCATATCAAAGAAAACACAAAATTATTCATCGGTATTTCAACATTGGATAATCTAGTTAAAGGTGGTCGTATTAGCCGTACAACAGGATTGTTGTCGAATATTTTTAATATGAAAGTAGTCATGGATTTTGATCACACAGAACTAATACCAGTTGCTAAAGGTCGTGGTGTAAAAACTTTTAATAAGTGGTTTGAAGAACTCAAAAATGAATTAAGCAATTTATCTAATGTACGCCAAATTGGGATTTCTCATGCAGATGGACTAGAACTGGCTAAAGGGTTTAAAGAAGGGCTTCAGGCACTATTTCCAGAGATGGACATACCTGTATTACATACAAACCCTGTAATTGCGACACATACAGGTAAAGGTGCGTTTGCAATCATGTATTATACAGACTGA
- a CDS encoding SGNH/GDSL hydrolase family protein, which yields MKLFFQRNGSSFVLFFMTILSVFLLLMVAIPKEKPLLGSGTIKKTSNNSKEVIHYTAIGDSLTEGIGDLTNSGGFVPLVAKDLQEHYDLNGIQTDNFGKNGDRSDQILKRIKKDPTIQKGLASADIISLTVGGNDLMKVIKGDIFKLTKSSFKKPLKNYQNEVEKLITQIRKHNPNAPIYVLGIYNPFYLYFPDITEMQEIVTDWNNGTEEIVKNEKNAYFIPINDLLYKGVGDEVGIVSNGESGDTATSGSQDIKNNALYEEDRFHPNNLGYQIMASAVRDEMVKSQEKWLPKKVSDTNGK from the coding sequence ATGAAATTATTTTTTCAAAGAAACGGGTCAAGTTTTGTTCTTTTTTTTATGACTATTTTAAGTGTGTTTTTACTATTGATGGTCGCAATACCTAAAGAAAAACCACTATTAGGGTCAGGAACAATTAAAAAAACTAGCAACAATAGTAAAGAAGTGATCCATTATACGGCGATTGGTGACTCCTTAACAGAAGGAATTGGCGATTTAACGAATAGTGGGGGCTTTGTTCCTTTAGTTGCAAAAGATTTACAAGAACACTATGATTTAAATGGCATTCAAACCGATAATTTTGGCAAAAACGGCGATCGCAGTGATCAAATTCTTAAACGAATCAAAAAAGATCCTACTATTCAAAAAGGACTTGCCTCAGCAGATATTATTTCTCTAACGGTTGGTGGGAATGACTTAATGAAAGTAATCAAAGGAGATATTTTTAAATTAACCAAAAGCTCGTTCAAGAAACCGTTAAAAAATTATCAAAATGAAGTAGAAAAATTGATTACACAGATTCGCAAACACAATCCCAACGCACCAATTTATGTTTTAGGTATTTACAATCCGTTTTATCTTTATTTTCCTGATATTACGGAGATGCAAGAAATAGTGACCGATTGGAACAACGGAACAGAAGAAATAGTCAAGAATGAAAAAAATGCCTATTTTATTCCCATTAACGATCTACTATACAAAGGTGTTGGAGATGAAGTGGGTATTGTAAGTAATGGAGAATCTGGTGATACAGCTACCAGTGGATCTCAAGATATTAAAAATAACGCATTATACGAAGAGGATCGTTTTCATCCGAATAATCTAGGCTACCAAATCATGGCAAGTGCTGTTCGTGATGAAATGGTAAAAAGTCAGGAAAAATGGCTACCAAAGAAAGTGAGTGATACCAATGGCAAATGA
- a CDS encoding YpmS family protein, with protein sequence MKQTINRWKIAFLVLVGLIIGSLAFVFVRITQVREPNYKPVPELVEKEGTPVIAIQSNKKQVNSLIDFYLSDFQKGSKITYKFYLENEAMLNGTFEVLGHPIQFYLYFDPYVMDDGNVQLKAKSLSIGTLGLPMKEILKFVQRDYKLPSWVEVNPDEQTILLRLDQFRMQNGLFIRAEKINLVDDDIRMNIYLPKEKEDKKEETN encoded by the coding sequence ATGAAGCAAACAATTAATCGCTGGAAAATTGCTTTTCTGGTTCTAGTTGGATTAATTATCGGATCACTTGCATTTGTATTTGTAAGGATTACACAAGTAAGAGAACCAAACTATAAACCTGTGCCAGAATTAGTAGAAAAAGAAGGAACCCCCGTTATAGCGATCCAATCCAATAAAAAACAAGTCAATTCATTGATTGATTTTTATCTTAGCGATTTTCAAAAAGGGTCAAAGATTACCTACAAATTCTATTTGGAAAATGAAGCGATGTTAAATGGAACATTTGAAGTATTAGGACATCCGATTCAATTTTACCTTTATTTTGATCCATACGTAATGGATGACGGAAATGTCCAGCTTAAAGCAAAAAGTCTGTCTATTGGAACATTAGGATTACCAATGAAAGAAATCTTGAAATTTGTTCAAAGAGATTATAAATTGCCAAGTTGGGTTGAAGTAAATCCTGATGAGCAGACAATTTTGCTGCGATTAGATCAATTTAGAATGCAAAATGGATTATTTATTCGTGCGGAAAAAATCAATTTAGTTGACGATGATATTCGTATGAATATATACTTGCCAAAAGAAAAGGAAGATAAGAAGGAGGAAACGAATTGA
- the msrA gene encoding peptide-methionine (S)-S-oxide reductase MsrA, producing MSEKAIFAGGCFWCMIQPFDTQPGILSITSGYTGGHVPHPTYEQVLSHTTGHTEAVEIEFDPSIMPYEKLVEIYWQQTDPTDALGQFEDRGDNYRPVIFYTSEQQKEIALKSRQALQESGKFNEPIVTTIEPAVAFYPAEEYHQDFYQKEPERYEDAHANRANFIKENW from the coding sequence TTGAGCGAAAAAGCTATTTTTGCCGGAGGCTGTTTCTGGTGTATGATTCAGCCGTTTGATACACAACCAGGTATTCTTTCGATCACTTCCGGCTATACTGGTGGACATGTTCCACATCCGACTTATGAGCAGGTGTTAAGCCACACAACGGGTCATACAGAAGCGGTTGAAATCGAATTTGATCCTAGTATTATGCCCTATGAGAAATTAGTAGAAATATACTGGCAGCAAACAGATCCCACAGATGCTTTAGGGCAATTTGAAGATCGAGGAGACAATTATCGACCAGTTATCTTTTACACAAGTGAACAACAAAAAGAAATCGCCTTAAAAAGCAGACAAGCTTTACAAGAAAGTGGGAAATTCAATGAACCCATTGTTACAACAATCGAGCCTGCTGTAGCGTTTTATCCTGCAGAAGAGTATCACCAAGATTTTTATCAAAAAGAGCCTGAACGATACGAAGATGCCCATGCCAATCGTGCAAATTTTATAAAAGAAAATTGGTGA
- a CDS encoding YozE family protein produces MRRSFYHYLMTLRTPKKTNESQFANDAAKDIQFPKQSEDYHELSTYLEMNVDYLTNMHIFDELWEKYLENNK; encoded by the coding sequence ATGAGAAGAAGTTTTTATCATTATTTAATGACCTTGAGAACACCTAAAAAAACAAATGAAAGCCAGTTTGCAAACGATGCAGCAAAAGATATCCAATTTCCCAAACAATCAGAAGATTATCATGAACTTTCGACCTACTTGGAAATGAACGTCGATTATTTAACTAATATGCACATTTTTGATGAGCTGTGGGAAAAATATTTAGAAAATAATAAATAA
- a CDS encoding S41 family peptidase, whose amino-acid sequence MKNKREVPFYQYIISIICVAFLAGGSGYIYFNYRYKRELSSIPPQNSALKKVDALYNEIVNNYVGKVDEKKLVDGALKGMAEALDDPYSSYLNEPEADELDQSLSGSFEGIGATMTMTEELPTVAQAPIEGSPAAKAGMKANDVILKIDGKDTQGKTLSEVVSNIRGKKGTDVRLTIKRGEETFELKLTRDTIPIETVKGEIDKKDTSIGSIKISSFGENTYKELQETIKKLRKEGAKSFVIDLRQNPGGLLDQVEKMASMFLKDGKTIVKFEDKNGNTSEDVASNQLDGGFKVTEPTVMLVDDGSASASEIFAAALKESGNKKVIGTKTFGKGTVQTVKNLNDKSEIKLTVLKWLTPKGNWIHEKGLEPTIQADYPEYAYLSPISRDKTLKLGDSSPVVKNVNALLKALDFDVQVESSDYTEQTQSAVRTLQADNGLPVTGEIDNETAAQIELDLAKKIKENDQAYDTGINELQKEIKTN is encoded by the coding sequence ATGAAAAATAAACGAGAAGTGCCTTTTTATCAATACATCATTTCTATTATTTGTGTTGCTTTTTTGGCAGGCGGAAGTGGCTATATATATTTTAATTACCGCTATAAACGTGAGCTAAGCAGTATTCCACCGCAAAATAGTGCGCTAAAAAAAGTAGATGCCCTATATAATGAAATCGTCAATAATTATGTAGGAAAAGTGGATGAAAAAAAATTAGTAGATGGTGCATTAAAAGGGATGGCAGAAGCTCTTGATGACCCATATTCCAGCTATTTAAACGAACCAGAAGCAGATGAACTGGATCAAAGCCTTTCTGGTAGTTTTGAAGGGATCGGAGCAACAATGACGATGACCGAAGAACTACCAACTGTTGCTCAGGCACCAATCGAAGGCTCCCCAGCTGCCAAAGCAGGGATGAAAGCCAACGATGTAATCTTAAAAATTGATGGAAAAGACACACAAGGAAAAACTCTTTCAGAAGTTGTCAGCAACATTCGTGGAAAAAAAGGAACAGACGTACGTTTAACGATTAAGCGTGGTGAAGAAACATTTGAGCTAAAACTTACCAGAGACACAATTCCGATTGAGACAGTAAAAGGAGAAATCGATAAAAAAGACACATCAATCGGTTCAATAAAAATTTCTTCATTCGGAGAAAATACGTACAAAGAACTCCAAGAAACGATTAAAAAATTAAGAAAAGAAGGCGCAAAATCTTTCGTGATTGATTTAAGACAAAATCCTGGTGGGTTACTAGATCAAGTGGAAAAAATGGCTAGTATGTTCTTAAAAGATGGTAAAACAATTGTCAAATTTGAAGATAAAAATGGTAATACGAGTGAAGATGTTGCTTCTAATCAGCTAGATGGTGGATTTAAGGTTACTGAACCAACTGTTATGTTAGTCGATGATGGTAGTGCAAGCGCCTCTGAAATTTTTGCTGCAGCTTTAAAAGAATCTGGAAATAAAAAAGTAATTGGAACAAAAACATTCGGCAAAGGGACAGTCCAAACGGTAAAAAACTTGAACGACAAAAGTGAAATCAAATTGACGGTTCTAAAATGGTTAACACCAAAAGGGAATTGGATTCATGAAAAAGGACTAGAACCAACTATTCAAGCTGATTATCCAGAGTACGCCTATTTATCTCCAATTTCTAGAGATAAGACGTTAAAACTAGGTGATTCTTCCCCTGTTGTCAAAAATGTCAATGCCTTATTAAAGGCTCTTGATTTTGATGTACAGGTAGAAAGCAGCGACTATACAGAACAGACACAGTCTGCTGTTCGTACTCTACAAGCCGACAATGGTCTTCCTGTCACAGGTGAAATCGATAATGAAACTGCTGCACAAATTGAACTAGATTTAGCAAAAAAAATTAAAGAAAACGATCAAGCATACGATACAGGAATAAACGAGTTACAAAAAGAAATTAAAACAAATTAA
- the lepB gene encoding signal peptidase I, with protein sequence MDERKTFVSYIIFFIKLLVPSLLLLFILRGFLLIPVPVDGNSMEKTLSQGDMILMEKFSSIKRFDVVVFKQPNGSIYIKRVIGLPGDAIRYENDQLFINEHPIEEPFLEKNLKKDHESAPYTTNFNLSDLIAENVLPKNNYFVLGDNRRMSKDSRSFGAIESKYIIGKAQFVYYPVTHMKFIPR encoded by the coding sequence GTGGATGAAAGAAAAACATTTGTCAGCTACATCATTTTTTTCATAAAATTACTCGTTCCGTCTTTGTTATTGCTATTTATATTGAGAGGTTTCCTTTTGATTCCAGTTCCAGTCGATGGAAATTCAATGGAAAAAACACTCAGCCAAGGAGACATGATCTTAATGGAGAAATTTTCCTCGATCAAGCGCTTTGATGTGGTGGTATTTAAACAACCAAACGGATCAATATATATTAAACGAGTAATTGGATTACCAGGAGATGCAATTCGTTATGAAAATGATCAACTTTTTATCAATGAACACCCCATTGAAGAACCTTTTTTAGAAAAAAATTTAAAAAAAGATCATGAATCAGCTCCATACACAACTAATTTTAATTTAAGTGATCTTATTGCAGAAAATGTTTTACCTAAAAATAATTATTTTGTGTTAGGCGACAATCGCCGAATGTCCAAAGATAGTCGATCTTTTGGTGCAATCGAAAGTAAATATATCATTGGGAAAGCCCAATTTGTATACTACCCAGTAACACATATGAAATTCATACCAAGATAG
- the ylqF gene encoding ribosome biogenesis GTPase YlqF, producing MTIQWFPGHMAKARREVSEKIKYVDIVFELIDARLPLSSRNPMMDQIVQQKPRLILLNKGDLADKDQNQKWQQYFEKKGYHTLIINAQQNKGVNKIVPEAKKALKEKLDRERSKGLKPRAIRAMCIGIPNVGKSTLMNRLVGKKIAQTGNKPGVTKGQQWLRSGTELELLDTPGILWPKFEDQEIGKKLALTGAIKDQLLHLDDLAIYGLGFFARFYPERLIERYKITEEETFLPAAELLMLISQKRGYRDDYDRASEMIIQEIRSSKLGPYTLDRWEELGATVDEK from the coding sequence ATGACAATACAATGGTTCCCAGGTCACATGGCTAAGGCCCGAAGAGAAGTATCCGAGAAAATAAAATACGTCGATATTGTTTTTGAATTAATTGATGCACGTTTGCCTCTTTCATCAAGAAACCCAATGATGGATCAAATCGTACAACAAAAGCCACGTCTCATCTTGCTTAACAAAGGGGATTTGGCTGACAAAGATCAGAATCAAAAATGGCAACAGTACTTTGAAAAAAAGGGGTATCACACATTAATCATCAATGCGCAACAAAATAAAGGTGTGAATAAAATCGTGCCGGAAGCCAAGAAGGCACTAAAAGAAAAGCTTGATCGAGAACGTTCAAAAGGCTTGAAACCTCGGGCAATACGAGCGATGTGTATCGGGATTCCTAACGTTGGAAAATCTACATTGATGAACCGCTTGGTTGGCAAAAAAATCGCTCAAACAGGAAACAAGCCGGGCGTTACTAAAGGTCAACAATGGCTGCGTTCAGGTACCGAATTAGAGCTTCTAGATACACCAGGGATATTGTGGCCTAAATTTGAAGATCAAGAAATTGGGAAAAAATTAGCACTGACTGGCGCAATTAAAGATCAGCTGCTTCATTTAGATGATTTAGCAATCTATGGCTTAGGTTTTTTTGCGCGCTTTTATCCTGAACGCTTGATTGAACGTTACAAAATTACAGAGGAAGAAACCTTTTTACCTGCTGCTGAACTTTTGATGTTGATCAGCCAAAAGCGCGGTTATCGAGACGATTATGATCGAGCGAGTGAAATGATTATTCAAGAGATACGGAGTAGCAAATTAGGACCATATACATTAGATCGTTGGGAAGAATTAGGAGCAACAGTAGATGAAAAATGA
- a CDS encoding ribonuclease HII — MKNESIQQIKIALKTIKARDDERIQQWKNDERNGVQQALAQWERNIQRHEKELALFEEMQQFEKKARADGHRLIVGIDEVGRGPLAGPVVAAAVILPENFQLLGVNDSKKLSAKKRDELYNEIQNQAISIGIGMVDHNTIDEINIYQAAKLAMGIALEDLCFIPDYLLIDAMTLDVKIPQESLIKGDARSVSIAAASIIAKVVRDRLMEDYAKMYPGYGFENNAGYGTKEHLSGLEKQGICTIHRKTFAPIKDMC; from the coding sequence ATGAAAAATGAATCAATCCAGCAAATCAAAATCGCTTTAAAAACGATCAAAGCAAGAGATGATGAACGAATACAGCAGTGGAAAAATGATGAACGCAATGGTGTTCAACAAGCTCTGGCTCAATGGGAAAGAAATATTCAACGTCACGAAAAAGAGCTTGCGTTATTTGAAGAAATGCAGCAATTTGAGAAAAAAGCTCGTGCAGACGGTCACCGACTAATTGTTGGGATCGATGAGGTAGGGCGAGGGCCATTAGCAGGTCCAGTTGTAGCCGCTGCGGTGATTTTGCCAGAGAATTTTCAATTACTAGGAGTCAACGACTCAAAAAAGCTATCTGCTAAAAAAAGAGATGAACTATACAATGAAATACAAAACCAAGCAATTTCCATCGGAATTGGAATGGTCGATCATAATACAATCGATGAAATAAATATCTATCAAGCTGCCAAACTAGCAATGGGGATTGCTCTCGAAGATCTCTGCTTTATTCCAGATTATTTACTAATTGATGCTATGACATTGGATGTTAAGATTCCTCAAGAAAGTCTCATTAAAGGAGATGCTCGATCCGTTTCAATCGCTGCAGCTAGTATTATTGCTAAAGTTGTTCGTGATCGTTTGATGGAAGACTATGCTAAAATGTATCCAGGATATGGATTTGAAAACAACGCTGGCTACGGAACCAAGGAACATTTATCGGGACTAGAGAAACAAGGGATCTGCACAATTCACAGAAAAACATTTGCTCCAATCAAAGATATGTGCTAA
- the dprA gene encoding DNA-processing protein DprA — MNQEQRDLLFKLAVCNGIGNLGMLKVLDFSVSYHNSTDFSKEEIIQIAGITTYQKLFSESWNNWSENDDTLKKFQAAHDFITILDPTYPSHLKQIYNCPAILFYKGNLELLKKNSLAFIGARSASVYGINVVRRLIPEMINNDLVIVSGLAKGIDSVSHQVAMQNGGKTIGIIGTGLDICYPKETAHIQRKMMLEQLVISEYPNGTGPKRYHFPMRNRIIAGMSLGTCVVEAKQKSGSLITAQAALEYGREVFAVPGNLFNAESDGCHALIQDGAKCTICPQDILEEIQNFSI, encoded by the coding sequence ATGAATCAGGAACAACGTGATTTACTATTTAAATTGGCCGTATGTAACGGTATTGGCAATTTAGGTATGCTAAAAGTCTTGGATTTTTCAGTAAGTTACCACAACAGTACAGATTTTTCCAAAGAAGAAATCATTCAAATTGCAGGAATAACAACATATCAAAAATTGTTTAGCGAATCTTGGAATAATTGGTCCGAAAATGACGATACGTTAAAAAAATTCCAAGCAGCTCATGACTTTATTACCATCTTAGATCCAACATATCCAAGTCATTTAAAGCAGATTTATAATTGTCCAGCGATATTATTTTACAAAGGCAATCTTGAGCTTCTGAAAAAAAACTCTCTAGCTTTTATTGGTGCCAGATCCGCTTCTGTTTATGGAATAAACGTCGTCAGACGACTAATCCCAGAGATGATTAACAACGATTTGGTAATTGTTAGTGGTTTAGCTAAAGGAATCGATAGTGTTAGTCATCAAGTAGCTATGCAAAATGGTGGTAAAACAATCGGGATTATAGGAACTGGGCTCGATATTTGTTATCCTAAAGAAACGGCTCATATTCAACGGAAAATGATGCTAGAACAGTTGGTTATTAGTGAGTATCCAAATGGTACTGGACCAAAAAGATATCATTTTCCAATGAGAAACCGAATTATTGCAGGTATGAGTCTTGGAACCTGTGTTGTAGAAGCCAAACAGAAAAGTGGCTCTTTAATTACCGCTCAAGCTGCTTTAGAATATGGTAGAGAAGTTTTTGCGGTTCCAGGAAATCTTTTTAATGCAGAATCGGATGGTTGTCACGCCCTTATCCAAGATGGAGCAAAATGTACGATATGTCCTCAAGATATTCTTGAAGAAATTCAGAATTTTTCAATTTAA
- the topA gene encoding type I DNA topoisomerase, with protein sequence MAYKYLVIVESPAKAKTIEKYLGKNYKVVASVGHIRDLPKSKMGIDIENNYEPHYISIRGKGDVIKSLKTAAKKADKVYLAADPDREGEAIAWHLSFLLGLDLKDKNRVVFNEITKEAVKSAFKEPRTINLDLVDAQQARRILDRLVGYSLSPILWRKVKKGLSAGRVQSVALKIIIDRENDIRKFIPEEYWSIDGNFQKAKKKFKANFWGLDGKKKKLPNAEAVKEVTTRIKGNEYDVTKVEKKERKRNPALPFTTSSLQQEAARKLNFRTRKTMMVAQQLYEGIALGKQGTVGLITYMRTDSTRIADSAKEEAADYIVKTYGSEFSAHGGRKAKNAQGAQDAHEAIRPSSVLRAPNEIKQYLDKDQLKLYTLIWSRFVASQMTPAILDTMKVTLEQNGVIFIANGAKVKFKGFMQVYVEGRDDGKEDKENILPDLVQGDKVNAVDIEPKQHFTQPPARFSEATLIRALEENGVGRPSTYAPTLETIQRRYYVKLTNKRFEPTELGEIVNSLIVEFFPQIVDVHFTASMEGDLDKIGIGQERWVEVVDRFYQPFEKELTNAEEKIEKIQIKDEPAGFDCDLCGHPMVIKLGRYGKFYACSNFPECRNTKAIVKEIGVTCPVCNEGQVIERKSKKNRLFYGCSRYPDCDFTSWDKPIGRPCPKCGQYLVEKKVKGGKQVVCINGDYEENVQK encoded by the coding sequence ATGGCGTATAAATATCTAGTAATTGTAGAGTCACCCGCAAAAGCCAAAACGATTGAAAAATATCTAGGAAAAAACTACAAGGTTGTTGCCAGTGTTGGGCATATTCGAGATTTACCAAAAAGTAAAATGGGTATTGATATTGAAAATAACTATGAACCGCACTATATATCCATCCGTGGTAAAGGCGATGTGATTAAAAGTTTAAAAACTGCTGCTAAAAAAGCAGATAAAGTCTATCTCGCAGCCGATCCGGACCGAGAAGGAGAAGCGATTGCTTGGCATCTGTCTTTCCTTCTTGGCCTTGATTTGAAAGATAAAAATCGTGTAGTATTTAATGAAATTACAAAAGAAGCGGTAAAATCCGCATTTAAAGAACCTCGAACGATTAATTTGGACTTGGTTGATGCCCAACAAGCTCGTCGAATATTAGACCGATTAGTTGGTTATTCACTAAGCCCAATTTTATGGAGAAAAGTAAAAAAAGGCTTAAGTGCTGGACGAGTACAATCAGTAGCGTTAAAAATTATTATTGATAGAGAAAATGACATCCGAAAATTTATTCCAGAAGAGTATTGGAGTATTGACGGTAACTTCCAAAAAGCAAAGAAAAAGTTCAAAGCAAATTTCTGGGGTCTTGATGGTAAAAAGAAAAAATTGCCAAATGCTGAGGCCGTAAAAGAAGTAACCACTCGCATCAAAGGAAACGAATATGATGTGACAAAAGTTGAGAAAAAAGAACGCAAGAGAAATCCTGCATTGCCTTTTACAACCAGTAGCCTACAACAAGAAGCAGCTAGAAAATTGAATTTTAGAACAAGAAAAACAATGATGGTCGCTCAACAACTGTATGAAGGTATTGCCCTTGGAAAACAAGGAACAGTTGGTTTGATTACCTATATGCGTACGGATTCAACAAGGATTGCTGATTCAGCTAAAGAAGAAGCAGCTGACTACATTGTAAAAACGTACGGCAGTGAATTTTCTGCTCATGGTGGACGTAAAGCGAAAAATGCGCAAGGCGCACAAGATGCCCATGAAGCGATTCGCCCATCTAGTGTTTTACGAGCACCTAATGAAATCAAGCAATATTTAGACAAAGATCAATTAAAACTATATACATTGATTTGGTCACGCTTTGTTGCTAGTCAAATGACACCAGCTATTTTAGATACCATGAAAGTAACTTTAGAACAAAACGGTGTGATTTTTATCGCAAATGGTGCCAAAGTTAAATTTAAAGGCTTTATGCAGGTCTATGTTGAAGGACGAGATGATGGGAAAGAAGACAAAGAAAACATCTTACCTGATTTAGTGCAAGGGGATAAAGTCAACGCCGTCGATATCGAACCTAAACAACATTTCACCCAACCGCCAGCAAGGTTTAGCGAGGCAACATTAATTCGTGCATTAGAAGAAAATGGCGTAGGACGTCCTTCAACATATGCACCGACATTAGAAACGATTCAAAGACGTTACTACGTAAAATTGACCAATAAACGATTTGAACCCACAGAATTAGGTGAAATCGTTAATTCATTGATCGTGGAATTTTTCCCGCAAATCGTCGATGTTCACTTTACAGCTTCTATGGAAGGTGATTTAGACAAAATCGGCATTGGACAAGAACGTTGGGTTGAAGTTGTTGATCGTTTCTATCAACCATTCGAAAAAGAATTAACGAATGCTGAAGAAAAAATAGAAAAAATTCAAATCAAAGATGAACCAGCTGGATTCGACTGTGATCTTTGCGGGCATCCAATGGTGATCAAATTAGGACGATATGGGAAATTTTATGCATGTAGCAATTTTCCAGAATGTCGAAATACTAAAGCAATCGTTAAAGAAATTGGTGTAACTTGTCCAGTATGTAATGAAGGCCAAGTAATCGAACGAAAATCAAAGAAAAATCGTCTATTCTACGGTTGTAGCCGTTATCCTGATTGTGACTTCACTTCTTGGGATAAACCAATTGGTCGTCCATGTCCTAAGTGTGGACAATATCTCGTTGAGAAAAAAGTCAAAGGCGGAAAACAAGTCGTCTGTATCAATGGGGATTATGAGGAAAATGTTCAAAAATAA